The following proteins come from a genomic window of Proteiniphilum propionicum:
- a CDS encoding OadG family transporter subunit, which produces MENLNSALGLLVVGMVTVLIILSLVVVIGNLVIMLTNRFITVSDNNADGKSAGKKAHSKKLAAIVAAVDVVTKGKGKVDSIEKK; this is translated from the coding sequence ATGGAAAATTTAAACTCGGCATTAGGCCTTTTAGTCGTGGGAATGGTTACTGTTTTAATTATACTTAGCCTGGTGGTTGTAATAGGCAATTTGGTAATTATGCTCACCAACCGGTTTATCACGGTGTCAGACAACAACGCAGATGGGAAGAGTGCCGGTAAGAAAGCTCATTCCAAAAAGTTAGCCGCGATTGTTGCTGCTGTGGATGTGGTGACAAAGGGTAAGGGAAAAGTTGATTCAATAGAAAAAAAATAA